GGAATATATGAGGCAGGAATGGCGCCGGATTTCAGCGCAGGAATGCCGGTTTTGGACAAAGTGAAAGATGACAAGTAAAAAGACTTGACATCTTTCTTTGTTTTCGGTATCATAAGGGACGTTGTGAAGCTGTAAAGTGTTTTTCCTTGACGAAGGGAGTGCCCTTAATGAGTCAGGAGAATAGGCTCGAGAAAACCAACCGGATCAACCTGTTATTCGCTTTCTATGAACGGCTGCTTACTGACAAGCAACAGACGTTTCTCAAATATTATTTCCATGATGATTTCTCCCTGGGGGAGATCGCAGCGGAATTTGAAATTAGCCGCCAGGCTGTGTATGAGCATATCAAGCGGGCGGAGCAAGTGCTTGAGAATTATGAAGAGAAGCTTGGACTCCTGTCCAAGCATGAAGACCGTAACAAATACTTAGAAGAAATGCGCAGACTGCAGGATACGGCAATGCTGCCTGAGCAATATAAACAGCAGTTCATGGAACTCATGGACCGGCTGCAGAAGTTAGAGTAGGAAGAAGGGAGCGAGCCGCCTATGGCATTTGAAGGATTAACCGGAAGATTGCAGAATGTGTTCAGCAAACTGCGCGGCAAAGGGAAAGTATCCGAAGATGACGTAAACGAAGCGATGCGTGAAGTGCGGCTGGCCCTTCTGGAAGCCGATGTTAACTTCAAGGTCGTCAAGGACTTCGTGTCCAAGGTGAAAGAGAAGTCTGTTGGCACGGAAGTGATGGACAGCTTCACGCCAGGCATGGTCATCATCGATATTGTTAACAAGGAACTGACCGAGCTGATGGGTGGAAGCCAGGCGAAGCTGGCTAAGTCGAACAAGCCGCCGACAGTCATTATGATGACGGGTCTGCAGGGCGCAGGGAAGACGACCACTTCCGGTAAGCTGGCGAAGCTGCTGCAGAAGGGCAATCACCGCCCGCTGCTCGTAGCTGCCGATATCTACCGTCCGGCTGCGATTAAGCAGCTGCAGGTGGTCGGAGAACAGATTAAGGTTCCTGTCTTCTCGCTGGGTGATCAGACCAGTCCGGTAGAGATTGCCAGACAAGGTGTTCAGCATGCGAAGGATAATAACCTGGATTATGTCCTGATCGATACGGCAGGCCGCCTGCATATTGATGAAGAGCTGATGGAAGAGCTGAAGCAGATTCATAACGTTGTAACTCCGGATGAAGTGCTTCTGGTAGTCGATGCTATGACCGGTCAGGATGCTGTGAATGTGGCGGACAGCTTCAACAAGCAGCTGGAGCTTACCGGCGTAGTGCTTACGAAGCTTGACGGCGACACCCGTGGTGGTGCTGCGTTATCCGTCAAGGCGGTCACCGGCTGTCCGATCAAATTCGCCGCTCTGGGCGAGAAGATCGATGCGCTGGAGCCGTTCCATCCGGAGCGGATGGCTTCGCGGATTCTCGGCATGGGCGACATGCTGTCGCTGATTGAGAAGGCTCAGGCCAACATCGATACCGAGAAGGCCAAGGAAATGGAACGTAAGATGCGTAATGCAGAGTTCACGTTCGATGATTTCCTGGAGCAGATGGATCAGGTGAAGAAGCTTGGCCCGATCGATCAGATTCTTGATATGCTGCCTGGCATGAACAAGGCCAAGGGCATGAAGGACCTGAAGGTGGACGATAAGCAGATGGGCCGCGTTGAAGCCATTGTTCATTCCATGACCAAGGCCGAGAAAGCCCAGCCTGAGATTATCAACCATAACCGCCGCAAGCGTATTGCAGCAGGCAGCGGTACCAACGTCGCTGAAGTGAACCGGCTCATCAAGCAATTCGATGAAATGCGCAAGATGATGAAGCAGTTCTCCGGCATGATGGGCGGCGGAGGCGGCAAGGGCGGTAAGAAGAACGCCATGAAGCAGCTCAAGGGCCTTGCCGGCAAAGGCGGCATGAAGTTCCCGTTCCGTTGATCTTCTTTCCCTATATTTCGATATTCTTTTAAGGAGGTGAATTTCGTGGCAGTACGTATTCGTTTGAAAAGAATGGGAGCACATAAAGCGCCTTTCTACCGTGTAGTGGTTTCCGATTCCCGGTCTCCTCGTGACGGCCGTTTTATCGAGGAAATCGGTTATTATAATCCGATCGAAGTACCGGCAGTCGTTAAGATTGACGAAGAGAAGGCTCTTAAATGGCTTCAGACAGGTGCACAAGCATCTGATACCGTCCGCAACCTGCTTTCCAAAGCTGGCGTGATGAAGAAGTTCCATGAGTCAAAGCTTCAGAAATAATGACTGATTGCGAGGGTCCTCTATGGAAGAATTAGTTGGTGTTATTGCTAAGGCTTTAGTGGATCATCCGGAGGATGTGGCCGTACGGACCGTGGAGAAGGATCACTTGATAGTCTATGAGTTGTCCGTGCATCCTGATGATGTCGGCAAGGTTATCGGCAAGCAGGGGCGGATCGCCAAAGCGCTTCGTACCGTAGTCACATCTGCAGCAGTCAAAAGTGATAAACGCGTTACCGTGGATATTTTATCTTAAGGATGCGCACAAGGAGGGGCTAGGGATAGTATATCCCGGCTCCTTTTTGTTGAAAATATAAGAATTTATAAGCTGAATAATTAAAGTGAAGGAGATGAACACATGACACAAGAGTTAACCGTAGGCAGACTGGTGAATACGCACGGTATTCGCGGGGAGATCAAAATCCTGTCGCATACCGATTTCCCGGAGGTGCGGTTTGCACCCGGCAAGAAGCTGCTGCTGATTCCCGCAGACGGAAGCCCGAAATTCGAGGTTACGATCGAAGCGGCGAGAGAGCATAAAGGGATGTATATCGCGAGGCTTAAGGGGTATACGAACATTAATGAGATTGAGAAGTATAAAGGCAGTATGCTTAAGGTACCTAGTGATAATCTGGTTGAGCTGCCGGAGAACGAATATTACTTCCACCAGATCGTAGGCTGTGAAGTCTACACAGATGAAGATGCCAGCCAGCCGCTGGGAACGATTACAGAGATTCTGCAGCCTGGGGCCAACGATGTCTGGGTAGTGAAGCCGAAGAAGGGCCAGGATATTCTGATTCCGGTTATTAACGATGTAGTGCTGG
The window above is part of the Paenibacillus sp. FSL H8-0048 genome. Proteins encoded here:
- the rpsP gene encoding 30S ribosomal protein S16, translating into MAVRIRLKRMGAHKAPFYRVVVSDSRSPRDGRFIEEIGYYNPIEVPAVVKIDEEKALKWLQTGAQASDTVRNLLSKAGVMKKFHESKLQK
- the ffh gene encoding signal recognition particle protein; the encoded protein is MAFEGLTGRLQNVFSKLRGKGKVSEDDVNEAMREVRLALLEADVNFKVVKDFVSKVKEKSVGTEVMDSFTPGMVIIDIVNKELTELMGGSQAKLAKSNKPPTVIMMTGLQGAGKTTTSGKLAKLLQKGNHRPLLVAADIYRPAAIKQLQVVGEQIKVPVFSLGDQTSPVEIARQGVQHAKDNNLDYVLIDTAGRLHIDEELMEELKQIHNVVTPDEVLLVVDAMTGQDAVNVADSFNKQLELTGVVLTKLDGDTRGGAALSVKAVTGCPIKFAALGEKIDALEPFHPERMASRILGMGDMLSLIEKAQANIDTEKAKEMERKMRNAEFTFDDFLEQMDQVKKLGPIDQILDMLPGMNKAKGMKDLKVDDKQMGRVEAIVHSMTKAEKAQPEIINHNRRKRIAAGSGTNVAEVNRLIKQFDEMRKMMKQFSGMMGGGGGKGGKKNAMKQLKGLAGKGGMKFPFR
- the rimM gene encoding ribosome maturation factor RimM (Essential for efficient processing of 16S rRNA) gives rise to the protein MTQELTVGRLVNTHGIRGEIKILSHTDFPEVRFAPGKKLLLIPADGSPKFEVTIEAAREHKGMYIARLKGYTNINEIEKYKGSMLKVPSDNLVELPENEYYFHQIVGCEVYTDEDASQPLGTITEILQPGANDVWVVKPKKGQDILIPVINDVVLDVNIAAKKITVHLMEGLLP
- a CDS encoding KH domain-containing protein; the protein is MEELVGVIAKALVDHPEDVAVRTVEKDHLIVYELSVHPDDVGKVIGKQGRIAKALRTVVTSAAVKSDKRVTVDILS
- the ylxM gene encoding YlxM family DNA-binding protein, whose amino-acid sequence is MSQENRLEKTNRINLLFAFYERLLTDKQQTFLKYYFHDDFSLGEIAAEFEISRQAVYEHIKRAEQVLENYEEKLGLLSKHEDRNKYLEEMRRLQDTAMLPEQYKQQFMELMDRLQKLE